The genomic stretch ATTTTGACCTGATTTTAAAGCCATATAAGTTGGTGTCTCAATATTACCCCATCTTGTGGTAAGGAACATTGTGGTTTAACTATATGGTGTGTGGAATAATACTTGTGTATTTTCCATTTCCCATCACTCCACTTCATTTGGTTATCCTGTATTATGAAGAAGGGACAAAAAGCTTGTCTTTTATCTCACCCCTTTCCCCAAGATTCATTCATTTATTGTGCACTAATCTAAGTTCCTGAGAGATACTCTATTGAAGTAATTGTTTTTCAGATAATAAAGGTGATGGGAGGCATATCATGTGATATGTGTGAAATTAGCCCTAAACTAAAAAATTGATGTTACCACATGAGTGGAAATTTTTCACACATGTTATgtggtgtatccacactacaccATTACAGCAGCTAGAAAATGGTTTAACAGCCAAAGTTCCATATTATGGAATCTAGGGTCCtatccagactggtgctttgcactgACCTGGatgcgtgctagggttgcctcggggcatcctttacagacgccccgcaacgcTAACACATAGCTGTGGCagcataatggcggcaccctgtaaacacaggtgccaccattatgacgtcatgaCTGCACCACATCTAGATGGTGCAGCGCGGGCATGATGTGTTTGCACCATGTCAGGCCACGTGTGGCAGCCTAACAGCAGCACTGGAAGGagtccgaaacagagctccttcccggATGGTGCCTCATTCTAGATtgcggctcccggggtgtcctggggcattaagccgcaaggacacccctttttgggggCATTTTGCCGCTTTTCCTGGTCCCGAAAAGTGACAGATtagggcctctgggctgccactgtggttgCCCTGGTCCCAATATGTGGcgcaaaggggcggctgcaggctgtCTGTAGCCCGCCTAGGATACTTTACATTTGCTGCTAGAGAGCTAAGTACTGTAGTTCAAAGGAGGAGACTAGAATAGTCTATGTGCctttgaccaaactacaaatctcagtaatTTGttagttaaaagtggtatcaaactgctataatttaaCAGTATAGTTTTATAAATGCTCTAATTTGTAAATCATtttatctgaaatgttatttttttcactttttcagatgcGGATTATTTCACAAATTCAGCCTCTCATCTGAGAATTGCATGGCATTATAGACAGAGGGGTTCCACTATCCCTGTGCAATAAAGAGCAGTAgcactgggtttttgtttttgtttggatgttatcacacagtggaaattggaaggtcaattCAGTGTGATCCCGGATGCTATTGTGGGGTTTCACACTGTTGcgcaagagattatcacatgtaatcAAAGTCAATGCTAGGTGAATtcgaacccaatccagggtcaaccgagagatatgtaaatttggggaaatacagaatttacaaatcctgttccactccaaagttgcattcaattCAAATTTTGCACATATAGAACACATGTCTCGGTTGCTCTTGGATTGCcttcgaatcagactacaattcccaagctcctttgctggctgcaatttcccctccctcccccctccctcttggTGTGAggggcttttctctcctctcggagatctggagctgttttggggatgaagcagccctccccacagagacacacacacactgcttccctccctcctcctctaagccctttctggctctttccctttgcaaactcatcctcttcaactggagggaagggattggccagGGCTCTCACATTCTCTCTccgtgaccctgtcacagggttttcgtggcaggtttattcagatggggtttaccattgccattttctgaggaggctgagagagtgtgacttgcaccaggtcacccagtggcattcgatccctgccttctagagttatagtccaaggttcaaaccaagtacaaggttgctttggaatgattttgaattggtgaattgcctaaataacatgaaataaagggtaatgaatggaCAAATAACATGAATttcctaaataacatgaaataaagggtaatgaatggaCAAATAATGAATttcctaaataacatgaaataaagggtaatgaatgaacaaataatgcaaattccctaaataatgtgaaataaagggtaatgaatgaataaataacgtgaaacaaggcaaaaccatagGAACTGAAAGCAAGCCTCGCCAGATGTGTAAAAGGTCACGATCCTATtatgccctcactgcgcatgtgcagggatgctaactCGAATTCTAGACTATAAAGGGTACATACTGATATGCTAATtgcttttgcattcacactactttggctttgggatgggcgctgtgttcttctgtggtgtgataactaTCCACATAATTGTGTTCATTTCTgaactggccccactttcttttcttttgaaattaagagacatttctcccatgtgataatgtccccAGTTAGGGAATGGGCCTCCCTTGACATGGGGTACATGGGGAGGTCTCACGGGCTGTCCAGCCCATGCACCGGAACTTTTCCACTCCTAGTCTAAACCATTAAGGTCTGTTATAGCTGCTATTCACATTAAAAGCCCAGCTGTCTGTagatgttaactgccctggagttgTGATGCATAATGGaccacaccagggaattccaaaagaaaatctacacATGCTTTAatgactatagcaaagcctttgattacatggaccacaaaaagctatgggatGCTCTCAAAGAAATCGGAGTGCCACttcatttgattgtcctgatgtactgtactcagaacaagaggcttcTATTAGAACTGAATGTGGAAAATTGAGTGGTTctcaactggcaaaggggtccgGCAAGGCTGAATACTATCGCCCTATTTGTTCAGCCTGGGCGTAGACAACATTTTATGAAACtcagactatggagattatctcaTTGACTAATAGTCTGATTGCTCACCAATAGGATGCAGTCGGGTTGCGAGTTGCTGGTGAGTATTATCGAATGTAATTTGCTGTTGCTGCCGCTGGGCAATTGCAACCCGGCCATATCCCAGATCCTAGGCACATTTTGGAGGCTGCTTTTTCAAGTGGGGAGCTTGCTGTTTTGGAAAAGTGACCCCCAAAGTGcacctgggacctgggatgcagctgggttgcaatcgcccagtggcagtggcagcaaattatgtgcaataatAACCACCACAAACCCACAACCTGACTGTATCTCATTGGGGAGCAATCAGATTATTAGTCAATGTGATCATCTCTTTAGATTCAGAGACAAGAGAAGTGAAGATCAgagaaaggaacattaacaacctaagatatgcagacacaAAACTACTAGTAGAAACCAATAAACACATTGAGCAAATACATACCAATGTTCATTTGAAACTAGGATACTGTGCCCATCTCTCCTGTCCCCATCCTATTTGTTTCTTTGTAAATTCAGTGCTTTACTAATCCCAGAATAAACTATAATTTGACTCATTCATATATTTGTATGAACGAATCCTCATTTTTCTTTACATTAATTGTGTGTGTACCatttacttttcttctttttcagatgGCTCCCAAGAGGCTCAAGAAGATATTCTTTTTCACAATGGCTTTGGCTTCTGCTGTTTTCTGTTTGCTTATCAAATGGAGTTCTGATGGGATTTGCATATTCTGCCAGAGAAAGGGTGAGGTTGTTTCCTTTAAGAGAGACAGTGGAaattttcttcagctgcctcATACAGATTGCAGTAGGAATCCCCCATTCCTGGTGATTCTTGTAACATCATCTCATGTGCAATCCAAGGCTCGGATGGCCATTCGTGAGACATGGGGCAAAAAAACCCTCATCGCCAACAAAGGCATTGTGACTTATTTTCTTCTGGGAACTGCCTTGAATCATGATGACCAGATTGCTGTTACATCTGAGAGCCTGAAATATGGAGACATTATCCAGAAGGATTTTATAGACACTTATTACAACTTAACACTAAAGACCATGATGGGCATTGAATGGATTCATAAATTCTGTCCACAGTCCAGCTTTGTGATGAAAACAGACTCTGATGTGTTTGTGAATACTTATTATCTGACAGAACTCCTGATAAAGAAGAACAGGAACACCAGATTTTttactggctttttaaaactgaatgagCGGCCAATACGGACAATAATCAGCAAGTGGTATGTGAGTAAAGAAGAATATCCAGGAAACACATACCCTCCCTTTTGTTCAGGGACAGGTTATGTTTTTTCAACAGATGTTGCCAGTAGAGTGTATAATATTTCTGAAAATGTCACCTTTGTTAAATTGGAGGATGTTTTCATAGGACTGTGCCTTGCTGAACTCAATATCAAGCTAGAAGAACTTGACTCAAAGCAAACGTTCTTTCCAGAAAGGCTCACATTTTCACCCTGCTACTTTAAGAAAATTGTGACAAGCCATTTTGTCAAACCTCATGAGCTGCTGATCTACTGGAATGCACTAGAGAGGTCCATGGATGAAAGGTGTCCTACTAGTGGTTATCCTTCTGGTTataaaacaccaccaccacaccagtCCTGACACAGTACTCAGGAAGTGCAGAAAAATACAAAGGTTTGAATGTAGAAATCTTTGCTTAGAGACTGATTTCAAGAGACATTTCATTAAGGGGTATAAAGAAGTGCTCTTTTGGGAGGGAGAGTAACAGTTGGGTGATTTGCATTTTTTGAAGAAGTAAATCCCACCATGTTCAGTGGGGCATACTCCTGGGTAACACTGCATAGCATtgcagtacaggttgagtttcccttatctggaattctaacatccaaaatatcacaaaaaccaaaacttttttcatgggtggctgagatagtaatacctttgctttc from Sceloporus undulatus isolate JIND9_A2432 ecotype Alabama chromosome 3, SceUnd_v1.1, whole genome shotgun sequence encodes the following:
- the LOC121925556 gene encoding beta-1,3-galactosyltransferase 5-like; protein product: MAPKRLKKIFFFTMALASAVFCLLIKWSSDGICIFCQRKGEVVSFKRDSGNFLQLPHTDCSRNPPFLVILVTSSHVQSKARMAIRETWGKKTLIANKGIVTYFLLGTALNHDDQIAVTSESLKYGDIIQKDFIDTYYNLTLKTMMGIEWIHKFCPQSSFVMKTDSDVFVNTYYLTELLIKKNRNTRFFTGFLKLNERPIRTIISKWYVSKEEYPGNTYPPFCSGTGYVFSTDVASRVYNISENVTFVKLEDVFIGLCLAELNIKLEELDSKQTFFPERLTFSPCYFKKIVTSHFVKPHELLIYWNALERSMDERCPTSGYPSGYKTPPPHQS